The genomic stretch CAAGAGCTATTAGTAAATAGTGAAAACATAGCGATTGCAACAGATAATACTTTTGAAGAGCAACCCAAACAGATAGAAGAAAATCTGTCAGCAGTTGCAGACAATATATTGTCAGAACTGTTAAATGAAAATAACAATCTAGTTAAAAATGAAGTTGAACCAGAAGCAGTCAGTTATTACGAAGAAGAAGATATTGTAGGGTTTTTAGATGATGTCGATATCAGCAACCCTCCCGATATCGATTTGCCACCAGATAATTATGAAGAGTTTGACGGTTGGGCTTATGGAGAACAAAATTCTCCTGAAGCTATATCTGTTACGCGAGAAGAAATTAATCAAGTTCAATCGGTAGAGTCAGTAGAAACAAACGAACCTGTCGAAACAGTCGATTTTGTTGCATTAGACGTAAAAGCTGAAACTCAAGCAACTGATAATTTAGAAACAGAAACTCCATTAGTAGAGCAAACTCCCCAAGTTCAAAAGAAAGTTGAAGTAGAGGAAGTTTCTCACAGCAAGCCATTTCAAAAAAAGGTTGAAGAAGAGGTAGAGGAAAACCCCAGTCGCAATCAATTCTTCACGTCAGAAGAAGAGTTAGAATCTACCTACGCACCTCAATATACTTATCAAGAGGTGGCTAACTCGGATGGCGTAGAACCAGCAGCACAACAATGGGCGCGTCAGGTGGAAGTCCCTGTCTATCAGATTAAGAACCAACAAGCACGTTCGGAACGGTTTAACGGGGAGAATAAGGAGATTGCCCAAACGGCAACTGCAATGTTGAAAAAGTACGGTACTGTCGAACAAGACGGTTCGCGTATTTACCGCAGCGATGCGTTTGTGATTCGGCAAGAGGGAGATACGATCGGCATTCACCGTCGCAGTGATGAACTATCTGGATGGCAAAACTCTTTAATGGAGTTTAAACTCAACAAAAAGGAAGAACCCAAAATAACGAAAAAGCCCACTGAGATATTACCTGTCGAACGTCAGGAGTTTCTTATGGTGGCAGAAAAACTAAACGACAACGGCAAACTCCCTGATTTGGGTAAAGACGATATTCGAGATATTGCAAACTCTTTGGGGAGTCTGGCACCTGCTGGTACAATCAAAACTCTAGAGGTATTTAAACAAAACGAGTTATTACATACCCTGAACAACGTCCTCATCCAAGCTGATAAAGAAGAACTTACAGTAGGCGATTTTACCATTAGGCGATCGCGTGACCCTGAAAACAATCGAGCCAGCCTGCAATTGTTTAAAACTACTGAGGAAAAGGGAACTCAAGAACTCCTCCGGTTTGACTTGACTAAAACCGAAGCTGGTATTACCAAAGAAGTCAGCAAGATGAATATCTCTGACTACGATATTAACCAGATAAAGTTTATTGCCCAGAACGCCCAAAAACTCAACCTAGAACAAATCTTTGGTAACGAACAACCTACTGCCGCAACTGCACGAGAATCCAAAGAGCAACCAGTACAAGCAGCTGGTGATATCCCCGTCAAGGTTCATCCCTATATTGCTGAGGAATGGGCGAACATGGTCAAACGTGGTGGTCCTAATTGGGGAGGGGCGATGAACCAAGGTAATGAAGAAATTCTCGAACGAATAAAGGACAACGACGGCAAGCTACCAATTGCCGTTCAACGCGAGATGTACTTCAAGATTTTAAACTATAAGACTAATGAAGCTGAAAAGAAAGGAGAAACAGTCATTGATTTTGTTCCGCTTAAAGAAATTATGAAAGACCTGCAACATTGGAGAGGGGAAGAAATCAAGCAACAGTATACTCCTACCGAGAATATACCCACCCGTCAACGTGAAACCGTCGCGGCGGCCACACCCAGACAAACTCAACCAAAGGCAATGGAACTTTGAAGTTAGCTATCAGTAGCCTCATAGGAATAACTCGTCTCGTATTTGCAACAAACACCTTCTAAAGTATGAAGGATGAAGTATGAACCACCAAGATAAATCTGGGGGCTTGAATAATGACGTTACTTTCCTCGTGCTAGGTATCTCTTTCTTTTTTTCATCCTTCATCCTTTATCCTTCCTTCAGTCATTATTACAGTGGAATTGAGTTTGGGCAAATTTACTAATAACTATTTATAAATAAATAGTAAAGATTGCTCTGATAAAAGTTTACATAAATCAACAAATAGTTTAATAAAAACTCAAAAATATACCTTAACAAATAGTAAGAATACTAATATATTGGGAATAAGTATAGAATTAATAATTTCACGGAAATATGATTTTTAAGTTCAAATAAGAACAGACAAGTTCCAAAAACTGTTCAAAAGATTTGGGAATCATATCGAACCACTTTAGGCAGACGAATGGTTAGCTTTTAATGCCATCCTTATAAACAGACTACAAACTTGCATTTCATCTATAAGCAGTACGAAAATGAAAGTATTACCACCAGTTGAAATCGCTCAAGACAATTTGGGAGAACTGCTGTCAAACAGCGACCTTGACTCAACAAACTTTTCGGAAATTAACTTTACCATCACCCACGCCCAACAAACTCGCGGCGATCGCTACCATAAAGATAATCACGAGTTGTTCGTCATCATAGCAGGAGAAGTTGAAGTAACGACCTGCAACATTTTCGATAAGAAACCAACAAAATTTATTGCTAAAAAGGGAGATAGGTTTATTATTCAACCTTTCGAGTTACATAGTCTGCACGCGATTACAGACTGTCAGTGGTTAAATTTGGTGTTCCAAACTGCAACCGACAACACACCTTGCAATAACAAGAAAACTGAAAGTCAAATCATTCGCCATTACGGGTTCAATAATCCGCGAAAGTTAAGACTAGTAGCTGTCTAAACCACTATTTTCAGGATAATATGAATTTTAACTGGTTATGGAGACAAACAAGCGAGTCATTGGTATAGGCGAAAAGTTTGGTAGTTGGACTGTTTTAGAAAAGCAA from Scytonema hofmannii PCC 7110 encodes the following:
- a CDS encoding cupin domain-containing protein, which gives rise to MKVLPPVEIAQDNLGELLSNSDLDSTNFSEINFTITHAQQTRGDRYHKDNHELFVIIAGEVEVTTCNIFDKKPTKFIAKKGDRFIIQPFELHSLHAITDCQWLNLVFQTATDNTPCNNKKTESQIIRHYGFNNPRKLRLVAV